From a single Anaerolineaceae bacterium oral taxon 439 genomic region:
- a CDS encoding peptide methionine sulfoxide reductase produces the protein MTHPTASQSAATKKIYLAGGCFWGVEAYFQSVDGVVEAVSGYANGKTENPRYEDLIYHNSGHAETVEVTYDPSRISLDELLRHYFRIINPVSRNRQGNDVGTQYRTGVYYTDTADLPTIEARIAAEQEKYDQKIAVEVKPLEQFFQAEEYHQDYLIKNPNGYCHIDLGLAEKPLEAETPIPTPIQSTPAYSKPDDAELKATLSPESWKVVRENGTERPFSSPLWDEDGDGIYVDVTTGEPLFSSQDKFESDCGWPSFSKPIDERVVDYHEDRSYGMNRTEVRSVTGDAHLGHVFEDGPSEFGGLRYCINGASLRFIPKEDLEAEGYGAYRSLFDEK, from the coding sequence ATGACCCATCCAACCGCATCGCAGAGCGCAGCGACGAAAAAGATTTATTTAGCCGGCGGGTGCTTCTGGGGCGTCGAGGCTTATTTCCAGAGCGTCGACGGCGTCGTGGAAGCAGTTTCAGGCTACGCGAACGGTAAGACCGAAAATCCGCGCTATGAAGACCTGATTTACCATAACAGCGGACACGCGGAGACCGTCGAAGTGACCTACGACCCGAGCCGGATCAGCCTCGACGAGCTCCTTCGCCATTACTTCCGGATCATCAACCCGGTCAGCCGAAACCGGCAGGGGAACGACGTCGGCACGCAGTACCGCACCGGCGTTTACTACACCGATACCGCCGATCTTCCCACAATCGAGGCGCGGATCGCCGCGGAACAGGAAAAATACGACCAGAAGATCGCTGTCGAGGTCAAACCGCTCGAACAGTTCTTCCAGGCCGAGGAGTATCATCAGGATTACCTGATCAAGAATCCGAACGGCTACTGCCATATTGATTTAGGCCTCGCCGAAAAACCGCTCGAAGCCGAAACTCCGATCCCGACTCCGATCCAGAGCACGCCGGCGTATTCGAAGCCCGACGACGCAGAGCTCAAAGCGACGCTCAGCCCGGAGAGCTGGAAGGTTGTCCGGGAAAACGGGACGGAACGGCCGTTCTCGAGCCCGCTTTGGGACGAGGACGGGGACGGGATCTACGTCGACGTCACGACCGGCGAACCGCTTTTCAGTTCGCAGGATAAATTCGAATCCGATTGCGGCTGGCCGAGCTTTTCGAAGCCGATCGACGAACGGGTCGTCGATTATCATGAAGATCGCTCGTACGGAATGAACCGGACCGAAGTCCGAAGCGTGACCGGCGACGCGCATCTGGGGCACGTCTTCGAAGACGGACCGAGCGAATTCGGCGGGCTGCGTTACTGTATCAACGGCGCGTCGCTCCGTTTCATCCCGAAAGAAGACCTCGAAGCCGAAGGTTACGGCGCCTACCGATCGCTCTTTGACGAAAAATAA
- a CDS encoding glutamate racemase translates to MRTETGPENEPAARAIGVFDSGVGGLTVMRALMKTMPMEDIVYFGDTARVPYGSKSKETIVRFSRQIVSFLRSRSVKAIVVACNTASAWALEELRGEFELPIVGVIAPGAAAAVSATRNGKIGVIGTYATVESQAYDRAIRALDPALTPIKTACPLFVPLVEEGLTSGEITDRVVAYYLSGMKAGGVDTLLLGCTHYPLMKGAIAAFMGEGVRCIDPAKNTAEELRGILESAGLLRGGADVPAKAEYTFAVSDAEERMTAFANRILPFSIAAAEKIAIESYEPIPHGSFNEERGTLR, encoded by the coding sequence ATGAGAACCGAAACCGGCCCTGAAAACGAACCCGCCGCCCGCGCGATCGGCGTCTTTGACTCCGGCGTCGGCGGACTGACCGTCATGCGCGCGCTGATGAAAACGATGCCAATGGAGGATATCGTTTACTTCGGCGACACCGCGCGCGTTCCCTACGGGAGCAAGTCGAAAGAAACGATCGTCCGCTTCTCGCGCCAGATCGTCAGCTTCCTGCGCAGCCGGTCCGTCAAAGCCATCGTCGTCGCCTGCAACACGGCCAGCGCCTGGGCGCTCGAAGAGCTCCGCGGCGAATTCGAGCTTCCGATCGTCGGCGTCATCGCCCCAGGCGCGGCCGCGGCGGTTTCGGCGACGCGGAACGGGAAAATCGGCGTCATCGGCACATACGCGACCGTCGAGAGCCAGGCCTACGACCGCGCGATCCGCGCGCTCGATCCGGCGCTGACGCCGATTAAAACCGCCTGCCCGCTGTTCGTTCCGCTCGTTGAGGAAGGGCTGACCTCCGGCGAGATTACCGACCGCGTCGTCGCCTATTATTTAAGCGGGATGAAAGCCGGCGGCGTCGATACGCTCCTCCTCGGCTGTACGCATTATCCGCTGATGAAAGGCGCGATCGCCGCGTTCATGGGCGAGGGCGTCCGCTGTATCGATCCGGCGAAGAACACGGCCGAAGAGCTGCGCGGGATACTGGAAAGCGCGGGGCTCCTCCGCGGCGGCGCGGACGTCCCGGCGAAAGCGGAATACACCTTCGCCGTCAGCGACGCCGAAGAAAGGATGACCGCGTTCGCGAACCGGATCCTGCCGTTTTCGATCGCGGCCGCGGAAAAAATCGCGATCGAAAGCTATGAGCCCATCCCGCATGGATCATTCAACGAAGAAAGGGGAACCCTGCGATGA
- a CDS encoding cell filamentation protein Fic — protein sequence MTSLIAEISEQVGLITILQKGTISPRLRRENRIRTIHSSLAIEHNSLSLEQVTAILNGRRVLGNPNEIKEILNAYEAYELMLRLDPASVEDLLHAHRLMMNGLIPENGRFRSAGVGVFNAEGLIHLAPPAKFVSEHIHNLFDWYQRSELHPLIKSAVFHYEFEFIHPFADGNGRMGRMWHCLLLGKWKELFFWLPIEELIRSRQQEYYAALGAADAQADSAGFVELMLEIIRDSLRETTVVGHGTDQDSDPVSDQDKTPVGRLLSALGKDTLSAAELMQRLRLSHRPTFRKNYLNPALDQHLIERTIPDKPNSKNQKYRKAG from the coding sequence ATGACCTCTCTGATCGCGGAGATCAGCGAGCAGGTCGGTTTGATCACGATTTTACAGAAGGGAACGATCAGCCCACGCCTGCGCCGGGAGAACCGCATCCGCACCATCCACAGTTCGCTTGCGATTGAGCATAATTCGTTGTCGCTGGAACAGGTGACGGCAATCCTGAACGGCAGGCGCGTTCTCGGCAATCCCAACGAAATCAAAGAGATTCTGAACGCATATGAAGCCTATGAACTGATGCTGCGGTTGGACCCTGCTTCTGTAGAAGATCTCTTGCATGCGCATCGGCTGATGATGAACGGATTGATCCCGGAAAACGGCAGGTTCCGTTCCGCTGGCGTGGGTGTATTTAACGCCGAAGGACTGATTCACCTGGCGCCTCCCGCGAAATTTGTGTCAGAACATATTCATAACCTCTTTGACTGGTACCAGCGGTCTGAACTGCACCCGCTGATTAAAAGCGCCGTCTTCCATTATGAATTCGAATTCATCCACCCCTTCGCGGACGGCAACGGCCGCATGGGACGGATGTGGCATTGTCTTCTGCTGGGCAAGTGGAAAGAACTGTTCTTCTGGCTACCGATTGAGGAATTAATCCGATCCAGGCAACAGGAATACTACGCGGCGCTCGGCGCCGCGGACGCGCAGGCAGACAGCGCGGGCTTTGTAGAATTGATGCTCGAAATCATCCGGGACAGCCTGAGAGAGACAACGGTTGTTGGTCATGGGACCGACCAAGACAGCGACCCAGTAAGCGATCAAGATAAAACGCCCGTGGGCAGGCTGCTGTCGGCGCTCGGGAAAGACACGTTGTCTGCCGCGGAGCTGATGCAGCGGCTCCGACTATCGCACAGGCCGACTTTCCGGAAGAACTACCTGAATCCCGCGCTGGATCAGCATCTCATAGAACGCACGATCCCGGATAAGCCGAACAGCAAAAATCAGAAATACCGGAAGGCTGGATAA
- a CDS encoding glucosamine-6-phosphate deaminase, with product MNRIHIQTAADPTAVGKITAEIFLSHVRAKPNAVLGLATGSTPLPLYAALVNAFRAGSVSFKAVRTVNLDEYVGLAPTHDQSYRYFMNENLFKRIDIDLANTHIPDGTAEDPEAACKAYEEKIAALGGIDIQLLGIGLNGHIGFNEPDDVFSKTTHVVRLTAMTRESNQRFFASLADVPTHAVTMGIGTIFAAKKLVLVVTGANKAEILKKTLYGEVDPRVPASILQFHPNVEVFADEAAARLL from the coding sequence ATGAACCGAATTCATATTCAAACAGCTGCCGACCCGACCGCGGTCGGGAAAATCACCGCGGAAATCTTTCTTTCCCATGTCCGCGCTAAGCCGAACGCCGTTTTAGGACTGGCGACCGGATCGACGCCGCTGCCGCTGTACGCCGCGCTGGTCAACGCCTTTCGCGCCGGATCGGTCTCGTTTAAAGCGGTACGCACGGTAAACCTCGACGAATACGTCGGACTGGCCCCGACGCACGATCAGAGCTACCGCTATTTCATGAACGAGAACCTTTTCAAGCGGATCGATATCGACCTTGCCAACACCCATATCCCCGACGGAACGGCGGAGGATCCGGAAGCCGCCTGCAAGGCGTATGAAGAAAAAATCGCCGCGCTCGGCGGGATCGATATCCAGCTTCTCGGGATCGGCCTCAACGGGCATATCGGGTTCAACGAGCCCGACGACGTTTTTTCAAAGACCACGCACGTCGTCAGGCTGACCGCGATGACCCGCGAATCGAACCAGCGTTTCTTCGCCTCGCTCGCCGACGTCCCGACGCACGCGGTCACGATGGGGATCGGGACGATTTTCGCCGCGAAAAAGCTCGTTCTCGTCGTAACCGGCGCGAACAAGGCCGAAATCCTGAAAAAGACGCTTTACGGCGAGGTTGACCCGCGCGTCCCGGCTTCAATCCTGCAATTTCATCCCAACGTGGAAGTTTTCGCCGACGAAGCCGCGGCGCGCCTTCTCTGA